One segment of Erigeron canadensis isolate Cc75 chromosome 2, C_canadensis_v1, whole genome shotgun sequence DNA contains the following:
- the LOC122589300 gene encoding aspartic proteinase PCS1-like: MASVFLCFMFFTLFLHSSYSISSKNLFLPLKLQHLPSGSVQKPPNKLSFHHNVTLTVSLSVGSPPQQVTVVLDTGSELSWLRCKKTPTAPLWFDPLRSKSYSPVPCSSPTCRARTRDFIIPVSCDPKKLCHAILSYADFTSVEGNLAYDTFRFTNSDLPGIVFGCMDTGSSSVEEEDSKVTGLLGMNRGSLSFVSQMGYKKFSYCISGRDSTGVLLFGDTEVSWVGPLSYTALVKMTTPLPSYDRVAYTVQLEGIKVGGTVLPLPKSVYVPDHTGAGQTMVDSGTQYTFLLGPVYNALKNEYLKQTKSMLRVYEDTKFAFQGVLDLCFLIDRKRVGLPLLPSVTIMFRGAQMSVSGERLLVQVPGLIKGNDQIHCFTFGNSELLGVESYIIGHHHQQNMWMEFDLANSRVGLAEFRCDLASQKLGMGL, encoded by the coding sequence ATGGCCTCTGTTTTCCTCTGTTTCATGTTCTTCACCTTATTTCTACATTCAAGTTATTCAATCTCTTCAAAAAATTTATTCCTGCCATTAAAGCTTCAACATTTACCATCTGGGTCAGTTCAAAAACCACCAAACAAGCTTTCTTTTCATCATAATGTTACACTAACTGTCTCGCTCTCAGTCGGGTCGCCGCCGCAGCAAGTCACCGTGGTTCTTGATACCGGCAGCGAGCTTTCATGGCTCCGGTGCAAAAAAACACCCACTGCACCGTTATGGTTTGACCCATTACGTTCAAAGTCATATTCCCCTGTTCCTTGTAGTTCCCCAACTTGTCGGGCCCGAACCCGAGATTTCATCATACCCGTTTCTTGTGACCCGAAAAAACTATGTCATGCCATTCTTTCGTATGCTGATTTCACTTCTGTTGAGGGTAATCTTGCTTATGATACTTTTAGATTTACGAATTCGGACTTGCCCGGAATCGTATTTGGGTGTATGGATACCGGGTCGAGTTCGGTCGAAGAGGAAGATTCGAAAGTGACCGGTTTATTGGGTATGAACCGTGGGTCCTTATCTTTTGTTTCTCAAATGGGTTATAAGAAATTTTCTTATTGTATATCGGGCCGGGACTCGACCGGGGTTTTATTGTTTGGGGATACCGAAGTTTCTTGGGTCGGGCCGTTAAGTTACACGGCTTTGGTTAAAATGACAACGCCTTTGCCTTCTTATGACCGGGTTGCTTATACGGTTCAGCTTGAAGGTATTAAAGTTGGTGGGACGGTTTTACCCTTGCCTAAATCAGTATATGTGCCTGATCACACCGGTGCGGGTCAAACCATGGTGGATTCGGGTACGCAGTACACTTTTCTACTTGGGCCCGTTTACAATGCTTTAAAAAATGAGTATTTGAAACAAACAAAATCGATGTTACGGGTTTACGAGGATACTAAATTTGCTTTTCAAGGTGTATTGGATCTTTGTTTCCTTATTGATCGAAAACGGGTTGGGCTACCTTTATTACCTAGTGTTACTATAATGTTTCGGGGCGCCCAAATGAGTGTTTCGGGTGAGAGGTTATTGGTTCAAGTTCCCGGGTTGATTAAAGGAAATGATCAAATACATTGCTTCACATTTGGGAATTCGGAACTTTTAGGGGTTGAATCTTATATAATCGGACATCATCATCAGCAAAATATGTGGATGGAATTTGATCTTGCAAATTCTAGGGTCGGGTTGGCTGAATTTAGGTGTGATTTAGCAAGTCAAAAGCTAGGAATGGGCCTTTAA